The Plasmodium knowlesi strain H genome assembly, chromosome: 14 region GGATCTCTGAGCAACACACAGCTGGGTAACCCCTCAAACACAGGAgaggtaaaaagaaaaaaaaaaaaatgcattttatgAAACAGCCACAACACGACTTCTAGCGCTTAGCAAGGTTAAAAGAGTGAAAAGCTTAGCTTGAATGAGTGAGGGGCTTATCGAAGGTTTGCCCCATCACGAAGTTTAGTGGTACACGAACACTAAAAACCACCGCGTGACGTTCACCCCTGTgtaagagaataaaaaaaaatggcatggAACAACACACTGCTAATTCGCGCAGAACAATGCGCACTGAACAACCTGAGCATAATGGCGAAAAGAAACTTCGCAAGCGACAACCTTAGATCCCTGTCGCTCCGGATGAAGTCAATCAAGTCCATCCAGAAAATCACGAAAGCAATGAAAATGGTTGCCGCGTCCAAATTTAAAGGGGACCAAAGAAGGTTAGAAAATTGCAAACACTTTTCCACCCCACTAACAGATATATTTAACAGATTAAACAAACaagaaatgcacaaaaaaaatgaagacctTGCAATAATCGCCATCTCATCAGATAAAGGACTATGCGGTAGTGTCAATTCTTCCGTCTCTAgagtttgcaaaaaattattggaaaatgaacaagtaGATAACGAGCTAGTCAATAACATAGCTCCCAATAAAATCTACTTGTATGgtataggagaaaaaatcagATCAGCTTTAAATAGATTGCATGGAGATAAATTTGAAGCCATCTACAATGAGTACAATAAAATTCCGATCAATTTTctcacatgtgcatatattgcCGAAcgtataataaaaaagaaccacAGTAATTTGCTCATTGTTTATAATAATTTCAAGTCAGCCATATCTTTTGATACGAAAATATTAAGCGTTTTTTCGGAGAAgcaacttaaaaaaatgaacaaaaaggagCTAGCCACTTTCGAGTTTGAGCCAGAACTTGATCATATTTTCAAGGACATTTATGAATTCTACTTTGCCTCCCTCATTTATAATTGCATCATAGAAAATTTGGCCGCTGAGCAGGTAATGAAATACGTGCATGGGGTGGGGAGAAATCGCAACGCGCTCCATATGTAGGAAAAATTATAGGGGGATAATCTAATCCAATCAGTTACAAATGGCCCCTCCCCCATACCACTTGCCTCGCTtagtacacatacatacgaAGATTGTACAATCTCCACATTTAATTCGATTCATTTTGCTTACCCACTTCCTCTTATGCAGTCCGCCCGAATGACAGCTATGGACAACGCCTCCTCGAGTGCTACCGAAATGCTAGACGCCCTTTCCCTGAGGTATAACAGGGCGAGACAggtaaaagggggaaagcagaaaaaatatgtgaagaaaaaaataaacaataaATTCAACGAATTGGTGGCTGACCAATCCACGATCTGACAAACCTTGGATCAGCAGATTCGTCCACCACTTTGGTCGTTGTTTTCGTCGTCCAATTCGTGTGATCCCCATTTACACACCCATCCTCGCCCCTTTCTCCCATTCGCAGTCTAAAATTACGTTGGAGCTTATCGAAATTATATCCGGTGCGAACGCCCTGTAGTGTGCTCGTAATGAAGACAGCGATCTGCTCATACGTGAAGCGTAATCATGCACTCTCTCTTGGAATGAGCCATTTGTCTCAGTGCAGACCTATTACCTCACAGTTACGCGAATGTAATACCATGCATACATTGCCCTGTGTGCATCACCCCGTTTGTagaggatatattttttttcattttccaccACGCGCCCACACGGGGATACGTGCgtgagaaaaaaggacacaccaaaatggaaacaaaaaaacaaatgcatAAAAGTGTTTTCCGTTttgatatgttttttttttcatttttttttttttttttttttaaataacttCTGTTAACTGTTGCTAGTTAGAAGCCCAAGTGGTtttacatataaatgtacatacacattgCACACTTTTTGtctaaataatttttttgctcttccgCCAGGGGAGGGTATCCCTTCGTGTATTTACGACGGCAACTCTGCGACGCTGTCCCAGCAATGTTAGTGGTCCGTTGTGAAGTTaacaaaaaaggtaaagaggAAGGGATAAGAAAAATCTGATTCAATGGTAACATACCTATGGAAGTACTGCGAATTTGATACTTCAATTTGGACATAAGCTTGTGCTGTACTTCCAAAGGCACAATGTAACAGACACCTAAAGGTGCTGTGTGCGTTCAGGTAAACATACCACACGATTAGATCATTGCATGGTGTATTGTTTTAAGATTTCTCCTCATGTAATATTTAAGGGAAAAca contains the following coding sequences:
- a CDS encoding ATP synthase subunit gamma, mitochondrial, putative, with the translated sequence MAWNNTLLIRAEQCALNNLSIMAKRNFASDNLRSLSLRMKSIKSIQKITKAMKMVAASKFKGDQRRLENCKHFSTPLTDIFNRLNKQEMHKKNEDLAIIAISSDKGLCGSVNSSVSRVCKKLLENEQVDNELVNNIAPNKIYLYGIGEKIRSALNRLHGDKFEAIYNEYNKIPINFLTCAYIAERIIKKNHSNLLIVYNNFKSAISFDTKILSVFSEKQLKKMNKKELATFEFEPELDHIFKDIYEFYFASLIYNCIIENLAAEQSARMTAMDNASSSATEMLDALSLRYNRARQSKITLELIEIISGANAL